In the Sphingobacterium sp. PCS056 genome, GCTATTGTCATTGCTGCAGCTGTTGCTCCAGTACCACAAGCAAAAGTTTCATCTTCTACACCTCGTTCAAATGTACGTAAGAAATAACCCGATTCACCTTCTTTTTCAATAAAGTTCACATTAATGCCTTCATCTTTATAGGTGGTATTGTTCCGAATTTTATAACCAGCACTGAAAACATCTAAATCAGAAAGGTTATTTTCAAATATAATATAGTGAGGTGAGCCTGTATTGATGACATAAGCATCTCCATCACGATTTATCTCATGAACATCAATCATTTGAAGGTCAATTAATTTATCGTCTAAGTTCGCTTTGTGAATGCCGTCAACTGCCAAAAAGGCAGTATTGTCACGAATGATTCCTAAATCTCTTGCATAAGCTACAATACAACGTCCTCCATTACCACACATTGTGCCTTGTCTTCCGTCGGCGTTATAATAAATCATCTCAAAATCAAAATTTTCTTTTTCTTGCAATAACATGAGACCATCTGCGCCAATACCAAATCTTCGGTCGCAAAGCTTATGGATTAAATCTTCATTTTTGCTATCGAAATGCAGATTTCTATTGTCGATTAGAATGAAGTCATTGCCAGCGCCTTGATATTTTGAAAATTTAATTTTTGATTCCATTTGAGTGATTCTATCTAGCAAAATTAACTTTTCTGTTACATATAACATAACGAAAGTTAAGTTTTGTTAAAACGATGTTTTAAAGACTCCAATTAACATTTTTTAACGTGCCT is a window encoding:
- the dapF gene encoding diaminopimelate epimerase is translated as MESKIKFSKYQGAGNDFILIDNRNLHFDSKNEDLIHKLCDRRFGIGADGLMLLQEKENFDFEMIYYNADGRQGTMCGNGGRCIVAYARDLGIIRDNTAFLAVDGIHKANLDDKLIDLQMIDVHEINRDGDAYVINTGSPHYIIFENNLSDLDVFSAGYKIRNNTTYKDEGINVNFIEKEGESGYFLRTFERGVEDETFACGTGATAAAMTIALHENRNGQITIPIRVLGGQLYISFFKEDFTFTEVYLKGPATFVFEGTI